One region of Culex pipiens pallens isolate TS chromosome 2, TS_CPP_V2, whole genome shotgun sequence genomic DNA includes:
- the LOC120420520 gene encoding zinc finger protein 431-like: protein MFFENESDPEETPPCRLCLETEVDELISLFARCSSQQKLVSEMISELTKLSQYEMGDMSQYICGRCLEQLDKACTFRKRCRDTNRFFTGQLLRNSLKNVDGCCRLCEDDEPDELISVFCICEGKLIAELIGRTVGLKKPVETDGLPQHICGQCLDQLSCAAQLREMILENDARTRASHVKVEEDSMNAEELFNVAEEGWSVPGVTPKVRVQRPKPQPPPEEEVDPFIYLDVPGEEGEKLQEAFETVAEGEFYEQLLFGGLICCCGKLFGSEKELQTHRGLMHAKQEVAWSSIKCNDCKKRFKSKWDLDRHRNEREKKQFYRCKICNVLTKEMTTLQIHFEFTRFHPWLEPSEEEQTKFDSVVDTLYEIDGRCCACEGEFEDAEALLEHVKEAHYDDRDDVPMFQCTICYSCFSDRKSLHQHQQSFSGTRTYQCRAENCTFKTDQRAAIRKHVESGLHCDQAGFPARYVIKELIEEFFCCMRDCNEVFPSREELEQHSSVAHEEKRTVNYHFSKDADPDYVCDLCKRLFPSAEAYKRHARSIIDRKVMCTACSQRFSTREQLTRHEKYYHLPADEKEPQVVHQCPHCPATLRTPVTLQQHIKSQHEGTAGELCKTCGKIFNTKTLLKSHETNRHMKIKPYRCNQCPISFGSKFLLQRHMIGHTDQRYPCNYCGKEYRYPNDTKRHEQAVHLNEKPEKCEYCGKCFIRARDLRLHISSHTGVKLFQCMVTGCDYSTNVAKQLAAHVDEQHQMEVKEDSD from the coding sequence ATGTTCTTCGAAAACGAATCAGACCCGGAAGAGACGCCACCCTGTCGGCTCTGCTTGGAGACGGAAGTGGACGAGCTGATTTCCCTGTTCGCGCGCTGTTCCTCGCAGCAGAAGCTCGTGTCGGAAATGATCAGCGAGCTCACGAAGCTGTCCCAGTACGAGATGGGCGACATGTCGCAGTACATCTGCGGCCGCTGCCTAGAACAGCTGGATAAGGCGTGCACGTTTCGGAAGCGCTGCCGCGACACCAACCGATTCTTCACCGGGCAGCTGCTGCGGAACAGCTTGAAGAACGTGGACGGATGCTGTCGGCTGTGCGAGGACGACGAACCGGACGAGCTGATTTCGGTGTTTTGCATCTGCGAGGGCAAGCTGATTGCGGAGCTTATCGGACGAACGGTGGGCCTGAAGAAGCCGGTGGAAACGGACGGACTTCCGCAGCACATTTGCGGCCAGTGTTTGGATCAGCTGAGCTGTGCGGCCCAGCTGCGGGAGATGATTTTGGAGAACGATGCGCGGACGCGAGCCTCGCACGTCAAGGTCGAGGAAGATTCGATGAACGCCGAAGAGTTGTTCAACGTGGCCGAGGAGGGATGGTCCGTGCCGGGTGTGACTCCGAAGGTGCGGGTTCAACGCCCGAAGCCACAACCCCCGCCGGAGGAAGAAGTTGATCCGTTTATTTATCTGGACGTTCCGGGTGAGGAAGGGGAAAAATTGCAAGAGGCCTTTGAAACGGTGGCCGAGGGTGAGTTTTACGAACAACTGTTGTTTGGCGGACTTATTTGCTGCTGTGGAAAGCTGTTTGGAAGTGAGAAGGAGCTGCAGACACATCGTGGATTGATGCACGCGAAACAGGAAGTCGCGTGGAGTAGCATCAAGTGTAATGATTGCAAGAAGCGATTCAAGAGCAAGTGGGATTTGGACCGCCATCGTAACGAGCGTGAAAAGAAACAGTTCTATCGCTGTAAGATCTGTAATGTTCTTACGAAGGAGATGACAACGCTGCAGATTCACTTTGAATTTACTCGATTCCATCCGTGGTTGGAGCCGTCCGAGGAGGAACAAACGAAATTCGACAGCGTGGTAGACACCTTGTACGAGATTGATGGCCGATGCTGCGCTTGTGAGGGTGAGTTTGAGGACGCAGAAGCGTTGCTGGAACATGTCAAGGAGGCGCACTACGATGATCGGGATGATGTTCCGATGTTTCAGTGCACCATTTGCTACAGTTGCTTCTCGGACCGTAAAAGTCTTCACCAACATCAGCAAAGCTTCAGCGGTACGAGAACGTACCAGTGTCGTGCAGAGAATTGTACGTTTAAGACCGATCAGCGTGCGGCAATTCGTAAGCACGTGGAATCCGGACTGCACTGTGATCAAGCTGGTTTCCCCGCAAGATACGTCATCAAAGAACTTATTGAGGAATTCTTCTGCTGCATGCGCGATTGTAACGAGGTATTTCCGAGCAGGGAAGAACTGGAGCAGCACAGCTCGGTCGCTCATGAGGAGAAACGCACGGTCAACTATCACTTCAGCAAAGACGCAGACCCAGACTACGTTTGTGACCTGTGCAAGCGTCTCTTTCCATCAGCGGAGGCGTACAAACGCCACGCCCGTTCCATCATCGATCGCAAGGTCATGTGCACGGCGTGCAGCCAGAGATTTTCGACTCGCGAACAGCTGACCCGTCACGAAAAGTACTACCACCTGCCGGCCGACGAGAAGGAGCCCCAGGTCGTGCACCAGTGTCCGCACTGTCCAGCGACACTCCGCACGCCGGTCACTCTGCAGCAGCACATCAAGAGTCAGCACGAAGGCACCGCCGGCGAGCTGTGCAAAACGTGCGGCAAGATCTTCAACACGAAAACACTGCTCAAATCGCACGAAACCAACAGGCACATGAAGATCAAACCGTACCGCTGTAACCAATGTCCGATTAGCTTCGGCTCGAAGTTCCTGCTCCAGCGACACATGATTGGCCACACGGACCAGCGGTACCCGTGCAACTACTGCGGCAAAGAGTACCGCTATCCGAACGACACCAAACGGCACGAGCAGGCGGTCCACTTGAACGAAAAGCCCGAAAAGTGCGAGTACTGCGGCAAGTGCTTCATCCGGGCTCGCGATCTACGTCTGCACATTTCTTCGCACACGGGCGTGAAGCTGTTCCAGTGCATGGTGACGGGATGTGACTATTCGACCAACGTCGCCAAGCAGCTGGCCGCCCACGTCGATGAGCAGCACCAAATGGAGGTGAAGGAGGATTCGGATTAG